One stretch of Armigeres subalbatus isolate Guangzhou_Male chromosome 2, GZ_Asu_2, whole genome shotgun sequence DNA includes these proteins:
- the LOC134212748 gene encoding uncharacterized protein LOC134212748 isoform X2, with protein MCCIFIKSYFVIILTKVIVICFLSIIPWPGPSVFKISCSRDSSRVVRKIVQSKWLPILEKYQVQLPLECPFHPLRDIFGPQQAAKKQNRPSQWTCGLCGKSFFEEKHLDMHFENRHKSNINMAEDAVCLADYCDMMRCEVLVAKDATLSFGGDPNMMSTDIEVWNEATAYRTALSTAGPRDLAKVPARKSILPKILQTIKNEILNERKPPISALTAKGLSNCEASADKRSSRVREHSDDHEIEVDDEDDEDEDDDDEDEETDNDSNATSQCDQNLVDSSLPPVDRKQQKLSEMQRMKANCKTEELDQLKTRCEILVRDCIVGLLVQLSLEDFKSMEEEMNRAVCWYLTCERYWEDGPLDQRPFPWGLVFVLVMVLSLGVCLCYYIIWILFDEDHSPMTSNQITAHPSPTHGRHYLQPQASLYHLADGGHSATSLNSLSQMSNMNVTPVGVSSGTDLQHTPQIHATQVPYGDEGGYGYATGSASNAVVSDGAPIAGATMAGEFSELGQSEHYIYVTYPPELKRRLLESCYNRTTRL; from the exons GTGATAGTTATCTGCTTTCTATCGATCATCCCATGGCCCGGTCCGAGCGTGTTCAAGATATCCTGCTCCCGCGACAGTTCGCGAGTGGTGCGCAAAATAGTGCAATCCAAATGGCTGCCGATACTGGAAAAGTACCAGGTCCAGCTTCCACTGGAGTGTCCGTTTCATCCGTTGCGCGATATCTTCGGGCCCCAGCAGGCAGCCAAAAAGCAGAACCGCCCGAGCCAATGGACCTGCGGTCTGTGTGGTAAGAGTTTCTTCGAGGAGAAACATCTCGACATGCACTTCGAAAACCGCCACAAAAGCAACATCAACATGGCGGAGGACGCCGTCTGCCTGGCGGACTACTGCGATATGATGCGTTGCGAGGTGCTCGTTGCCAAGGATGCTACCCTGTCGTTCGGGGGCGATCCGAACATGATGTCTACGGACATCGAGGTGTGGAACGAGGCAACCGCCTATCGGACAGCCCTATCCACTGCGGGACCAAGGGACTTGGCGAAGGTGCCTGCTAG GAAATCTATACTTCCAAAGATCCTACAAACTATAAAGAATGAAATTCTTAATGAACGGAAGCCCCCGATTTCGGCGCTAACCGCGAAAGGCTTATCCAATTGCGAAGCCAGTGCCGACAAACGAAGTTCCCGCGTGAGAGAGCATTCGG ATGATCACGAGATTGAGGTTGATGACGAAGACGATGAAGATGAGGACGATGACGATGAGGATGAGGAGACTGACAACGATAGCAATGCGACGTCACAGTGTGACCAGAATCTGGTTGATTCTTCGCTACCTCCGGTAGATCGAAAGCAGCAGAAGCTATCGGAGATGCAACGAATGAAAGCCAACTGCAAAACGGAAGAGTTGGATCAGCTAAAGACGCGTTGTGAAATTCTGGTTCGAGACTGTATTGTTGGGCTGCTGGTTCAGCTATCCTTAGAGGACTTTAAGAGCATGGAGGAAGAGATGAATCGTGCCGTCTGTTGGTACCTGACGTGTGAGCGATACTGGGAAGATGGCCCTCTGGATCAGAGACCATTTCCCTGGGGACTAGTATTCGTCCTAGTGATGGTTCTATCGTTGGGCGTATGTCTCTGCTACTACATAATCTGGATACTGTTTGA CGAAGACCATAGTCCAATGACAAGTAACCAGATAACGGCTCATCCGAGTCCAACACATGGGCGGCACTATCTGCAGCCGCAGGCCAGCCTCTACCATTTGGCGGATGGCGGACATTCGGCTACCAGTCTGAATAGTTTGAGCCAGATGTCAAACATGAACGTGACGCCGGTGGGCGTTTCGAGCGGAACGGATCTACAGCATACTCCGCAGATCCATGCCACACAGGTGCCGTACGGAGATGAGGGTGGCTACGGCTATGCCACCGGCAGTGCATCGAACGCTGTCGTATCCGATGGGGCGCCCATCGCCGGTGCAACCATGGCCGGAGAGTTCAGCGAACTGGGCCAAAGCGAGCATTACATCTACGTGACGTACCCTCCAGAACTGAAACGAAGACTACTAGAAAG CTGCTACAATAGAACGACCCGTCTATGA
- the LOC134212748 gene encoding uncharacterized protein LOC134212748 isoform X1, with protein sequence MCCIFIKSYFVIILTKVIVICFLSIIPWPGPSVFKISCSRDSSRVVRKIVQSKWLPILEKYQVQLPLECPFHPLRDIFGPQQAAKKQNRPSQWTCGLCGKSFFEEKHLDMHFENRHKSNINMAEDAVCLADYCDMMRCEVLVAKDATLSFGGDPNMMSTDIEVWNEATAYRTALSTAGPRDLAKVPARKSILPKILQTIKNEILNERKPPISALTAKGLSNCEASADKRSSRVREHSGSDDDHEIEVDDEDDEDEDDDDEDEETDNDSNATSQCDQNLVDSSLPPVDRKQQKLSEMQRMKANCKTEELDQLKTRCEILVRDCIVGLLVQLSLEDFKSMEEEMNRAVCWYLTCERYWEDGPLDQRPFPWGLVFVLVMVLSLGVCLCYYIIWILFDEDHSPMTSNQITAHPSPTHGRHYLQPQASLYHLADGGHSATSLNSLSQMSNMNVTPVGVSSGTDLQHTPQIHATQVPYGDEGGYGYATGSASNAVVSDGAPIAGATMAGEFSELGQSEHYIYVTYPPELKRRLLESCYNRTTRL encoded by the exons GTGATAGTTATCTGCTTTCTATCGATCATCCCATGGCCCGGTCCGAGCGTGTTCAAGATATCCTGCTCCCGCGACAGTTCGCGAGTGGTGCGCAAAATAGTGCAATCCAAATGGCTGCCGATACTGGAAAAGTACCAGGTCCAGCTTCCACTGGAGTGTCCGTTTCATCCGTTGCGCGATATCTTCGGGCCCCAGCAGGCAGCCAAAAAGCAGAACCGCCCGAGCCAATGGACCTGCGGTCTGTGTGGTAAGAGTTTCTTCGAGGAGAAACATCTCGACATGCACTTCGAAAACCGCCACAAAAGCAACATCAACATGGCGGAGGACGCCGTCTGCCTGGCGGACTACTGCGATATGATGCGTTGCGAGGTGCTCGTTGCCAAGGATGCTACCCTGTCGTTCGGGGGCGATCCGAACATGATGTCTACGGACATCGAGGTGTGGAACGAGGCAACCGCCTATCGGACAGCCCTATCCACTGCGGGACCAAGGGACTTGGCGAAGGTGCCTGCTAG GAAATCTATACTTCCAAAGATCCTACAAACTATAAAGAATGAAATTCTTAATGAACGGAAGCCCCCGATTTCGGCGCTAACCGCGAAAGGCTTATCCAATTGCGAAGCCAGTGCCGACAAACGAAGTTCCCGCGTGAGAGAGCATTCGGGTAGCGATG ATGATCACGAGATTGAGGTTGATGACGAAGACGATGAAGATGAGGACGATGACGATGAGGATGAGGAGACTGACAACGATAGCAATGCGACGTCACAGTGTGACCAGAATCTGGTTGATTCTTCGCTACCTCCGGTAGATCGAAAGCAGCAGAAGCTATCGGAGATGCAACGAATGAAAGCCAACTGCAAAACGGAAGAGTTGGATCAGCTAAAGACGCGTTGTGAAATTCTGGTTCGAGACTGTATTGTTGGGCTGCTGGTTCAGCTATCCTTAGAGGACTTTAAGAGCATGGAGGAAGAGATGAATCGTGCCGTCTGTTGGTACCTGACGTGTGAGCGATACTGGGAAGATGGCCCTCTGGATCAGAGACCATTTCCCTGGGGACTAGTATTCGTCCTAGTGATGGTTCTATCGTTGGGCGTATGTCTCTGCTACTACATAATCTGGATACTGTTTGA CGAAGACCATAGTCCAATGACAAGTAACCAGATAACGGCTCATCCGAGTCCAACACATGGGCGGCACTATCTGCAGCCGCAGGCCAGCCTCTACCATTTGGCGGATGGCGGACATTCGGCTACCAGTCTGAATAGTTTGAGCCAGATGTCAAACATGAACGTGACGCCGGTGGGCGTTTCGAGCGGAACGGATCTACAGCATACTCCGCAGATCCATGCCACACAGGTGCCGTACGGAGATGAGGGTGGCTACGGCTATGCCACCGGCAGTGCATCGAACGCTGTCGTATCCGATGGGGCGCCCATCGCCGGTGCAACCATGGCCGGAGAGTTCAGCGAACTGGGCCAAAGCGAGCATTACATCTACGTGACGTACCCTCCAGAACTGAAACGAAGACTACTAGAAAG CTGCTACAATAGAACGACCCGTCTATGA
- the LOC134212748 gene encoding uncharacterized protein LOC134212748 isoform X3, with product MWTKSINIEVIVICFLSIIPWPGPSVFKISCSRDSSRVVRKIVQSKWLPILEKYQVQLPLECPFHPLRDIFGPQQAAKKQNRPSQWTCGLCGKSFFEEKHLDMHFENRHKSNINMAEDAVCLADYCDMMRCEVLVAKDATLSFGGDPNMMSTDIEVWNEATAYRTALSTAGPRDLAKVPARKSILPKILQTIKNEILNERKPPISALTAKGLSNCEASADKRSSRVREHSGSDDDHEIEVDDEDDEDEDDDDEDEETDNDSNATSQCDQNLVDSSLPPVDRKQQKLSEMQRMKANCKTEELDQLKTRCEILVRDCIVGLLVQLSLEDFKSMEEEMNRAVCWYLTCERYWEDGPLDQRPFPWGLVFVLVMVLSLGVCLCYYIIWILFDEDHSPMTSNQITAHPSPTHGRHYLQPQASLYHLADGGHSATSLNSLSQMSNMNVTPVGVSSGTDLQHTPQIHATQVPYGDEGGYGYATGSASNAVVSDGAPIAGATMAGEFSELGQSEHYIYVTYPPELKRRLLESCYNRTTRL from the exons GTGATAGTTATCTGCTTTCTATCGATCATCCCATGGCCCGGTCCGAGCGTGTTCAAGATATCCTGCTCCCGCGACAGTTCGCGAGTGGTGCGCAAAATAGTGCAATCCAAATGGCTGCCGATACTGGAAAAGTACCAGGTCCAGCTTCCACTGGAGTGTCCGTTTCATCCGTTGCGCGATATCTTCGGGCCCCAGCAGGCAGCCAAAAAGCAGAACCGCCCGAGCCAATGGACCTGCGGTCTGTGTGGTAAGAGTTTCTTCGAGGAGAAACATCTCGACATGCACTTCGAAAACCGCCACAAAAGCAACATCAACATGGCGGAGGACGCCGTCTGCCTGGCGGACTACTGCGATATGATGCGTTGCGAGGTGCTCGTTGCCAAGGATGCTACCCTGTCGTTCGGGGGCGATCCGAACATGATGTCTACGGACATCGAGGTGTGGAACGAGGCAACCGCCTATCGGACAGCCCTATCCACTGCGGGACCAAGGGACTTGGCGAAGGTGCCTGCTAG GAAATCTATACTTCCAAAGATCCTACAAACTATAAAGAATGAAATTCTTAATGAACGGAAGCCCCCGATTTCGGCGCTAACCGCGAAAGGCTTATCCAATTGCGAAGCCAGTGCCGACAAACGAAGTTCCCGCGTGAGAGAGCATTCGGGTAGCGATG ATGATCACGAGATTGAGGTTGATGACGAAGACGATGAAGATGAGGACGATGACGATGAGGATGAGGAGACTGACAACGATAGCAATGCGACGTCACAGTGTGACCAGAATCTGGTTGATTCTTCGCTACCTCCGGTAGATCGAAAGCAGCAGAAGCTATCGGAGATGCAACGAATGAAAGCCAACTGCAAAACGGAAGAGTTGGATCAGCTAAAGACGCGTTGTGAAATTCTGGTTCGAGACTGTATTGTTGGGCTGCTGGTTCAGCTATCCTTAGAGGACTTTAAGAGCATGGAGGAAGAGATGAATCGTGCCGTCTGTTGGTACCTGACGTGTGAGCGATACTGGGAAGATGGCCCTCTGGATCAGAGACCATTTCCCTGGGGACTAGTATTCGTCCTAGTGATGGTTCTATCGTTGGGCGTATGTCTCTGCTACTACATAATCTGGATACTGTTTGA CGAAGACCATAGTCCAATGACAAGTAACCAGATAACGGCTCATCCGAGTCCAACACATGGGCGGCACTATCTGCAGCCGCAGGCCAGCCTCTACCATTTGGCGGATGGCGGACATTCGGCTACCAGTCTGAATAGTTTGAGCCAGATGTCAAACATGAACGTGACGCCGGTGGGCGTTTCGAGCGGAACGGATCTACAGCATACTCCGCAGATCCATGCCACACAGGTGCCGTACGGAGATGAGGGTGGCTACGGCTATGCCACCGGCAGTGCATCGAACGCTGTCGTATCCGATGGGGCGCCCATCGCCGGTGCAACCATGGCCGGAGAGTTCAGCGAACTGGGCCAAAGCGAGCATTACATCTACGTGACGTACCCTCCAGAACTGAAACGAAGACTACTAGAAAG CTGCTACAATAGAACGACCCGTCTATGA